A stretch of the Papaver somniferum cultivar HN1 chromosome 6, ASM357369v1, whole genome shotgun sequence genome encodes the following:
- the LOC113291010 gene encoding uncharacterized protein LOC113291010 — protein MSRTRKELSLWNKEHFGDINNKVNNLQKELNQLQEIPQSSNTEGEIIRVNNDLNKWHKIKSEFYQQKERDQFIKYMDTNNKFFHTKVNKRRVRNNIDVIQDHNNNWLQTRDQIAQHLTHHFKIISTTNNPVIDDNFYSIIPSIITAEQNVTLTRIPSSEDIFSTLKSMENWSSSGQEGFQADFYKSLWETVGEDVCNVAAYVSGRLISDNTVLAQEIIHSMKKKSGDNRWMAPKLDMSKAFDRLECPFFIEVLSYFGFNDDFCDLVQQCINITQLSVMLNGSPCEAFTPTRGIMQGDPLSPYLFILAMEFLSGQLIEAQQDSRIKGIKVVSLAPAINHLLFADDCLIFTQDNVTTVNNLLELLQHFSSQSGQVITFEKSAVYFIQKTKPEVANTIKQILGVKSMNSKEKYLGSPLIIGHSKQESFKSIKEIFERKFNTWSSISLSQAGRGTMIKHVLNAVPIYQMGTFKLPSNLLRQLTAIERKFFGGHHSSKGHNPTTWMSICRPTEMGGLAFRDLEKLNLALLTKLPWRICSESDTLMDRTLSSKYFNNGDLLHQNITAKNRSYVWNGISKGLKIVQHNYFIEINNGRKTKIWRDRWIIGMLHPPSPQNDHYRFYETVEELMVLGTSQWNTQLISFLFDADTALKIQALFIDSNKEDNMIWMPAKDGVFSYIQTKDDKWLYTLVIGAWILWKDRCDVVFQGVTLNPFSSICKIHYHLASHMHESYTAVLTNSNISRWKPPLESILKYNTYGSFDSDSNQFGTGIVLRNSTSSCIGTKGTYGNGALSPEDVECMDIREALLW, from the exons ATGTCAAGAACTAGAAAGGAACTCTCCTTATGGAATAAAGAGCACTTTGGTGACATCAACAACAAGGTGAACAATCTTCAAAAGGAACTCAACCAGCTACAAGAAATACCTCAAAGTAGTAATACTGAGGGTGAAATCATCAGGGTCAACAATGATCTCAATAAGTGGCACAAAATCAAATCAGAATTCTATCAACAAAAGGAAAGGGATCAATTTATTAAATATATGGACACCAACAACAAATTCTTTCACACAAAAGTCAACAAAAGAAGAGTAAGGAACAACATAGATGTCATTCAAGACCATAACAACAATTGGCTTCAAACTAGAGATCAAATAGCTCAGCACTTGACTCACCATTTCAAAATCATCAGTACAACCAACAATCCAGTTATTGATGATAACTTTTACTCCATTATACCATCAATCATTACTGCAGAACAGAATGTCACACTCACTAGAATTCCAAGCAGTGAAGATATATTTTCAACTCTCAAAAGCATGGAAAATTGGAGCTCTTCAGGGCAAGAAGGGTTTCAAGCTGACTTCTACAAAAGTCTGTGGGAAACAGTTGGAGAAGATGTTTGCAACGTG GCTGCTTATGTTTCGGGGAGACTCATCAGTGATAATACAGTTCTTGCTCAGGAGATTATTCACTCAATGAAGAAAAAAAGTGGTGATAATAGATGGATGGCACCTAAGTTAgacatgtcaaaggcttttgacaggtTGGAGTGTCCTTTCTTTATCgaagttctttcttattttggttTTAATGATGATTTTTGTGATCTTGTACAACAATGCATCAACATAACACAACTTTCAGTGATGCTTAATGGGTCTCCTTGTGAAGCTTTTACACCAACAAGAGGCATTATGCAGGGTGATCCCTTATCACCTTACCTATTTATTCTTGCAATGGAATTTCTTTCAGGACAGCTCATAGAAGCTCAACAAGACAGTAGAATTAAAGGAATTAAAGTGGTTTCCTTAGCACCAGCCATTAATCATctactttttgcagatgattgcttgatctttactcaagacaATGTCACCACAGTCAATAACTTATTGGAGCTTCTACAACATTTTAGCTCTCAATCAGGTCAAGTGATCACTTTTGAGAAGAGTGCAGTTTACTTCatccagaaaaccaaaccagAGGTAGCAAACACAATAAAGCAAATACTGGGAGTCAAAAGCATGAACTCTAAAGAGAAGTACTTGGGGTCACCATTGATTATCGGGCACTCAAAGCAAGAATCCTTCAAAAGTATTAAAGAAATTTTTGAGAGAAAATTTAACACATGGTCATCCATATCCCTTTCACAGGCAGGAAGAGGTACAATGATTAAGCATGTTCTCAATGCTGTTCCCATATATCAAATGGGAACTTTTAAATTACCTTCTAATCTTCTTCGGCAGCTAACTGCCATTGAGAGGAAATTCTTTGGGGGACATCATTCTAGCAAGGGGCATAATCCTACAACATGGATGAGTATTTGCAGGCCAACTGAAATGGGTGGACTTGCTTTTAGGGACCTGGAAAAGCTGAATTTGGCTCTCCTCACCAAATTGCCCTGGAGAATTTGCAGTGAATCTGACACTTTAATGGATAGAACTCTATCAAGCAAATACTTCAATAATGGAGATTTACTTCATCAAAATATTACAGCAAAAAACCGCTCTTATGTCTGGAATGGGATCTCAAAAGGTCTAAAGATTGTTCAGCATAACTACTTCATAGAAATCAATAATGGGAGAAAAACAAAAATCTGGAGGGACAGATGGATTATTGGTATGCTTCATCCACCTTCTCCTCAAAATGATCATTATAGGTTTTATGAAACTGTGGAAGAGTTAATGGTTCTTGGAACATCTCAGTGGAACACTCAACTAATTAGTTTTTTATTTGATGCTGATACTGCTCTTAAAATCCAAGCTCTCTTTATAGACAGCAACAAAGAAGACAACATGATTTGGATGCCTGCAAAAGATGGAGTTTTCTCT TACATTCAAACTAAGGATGATAAATGGCTGTATACTCTGGTGATTGGAGCATGGATATTATGGAAGGATCGTTGTGATGTGGTTTTTCAGGGAGTTACTCTTAACCCTTTTTCTTCAATATGTAAAATCCATTACCATCTTGCTTCTCATATGCATGAATCTTATACTGCTGTTTtaactaactctaatatatcCAGATGGAAACCTCCATTAGAAAGCATATTGAAATACAATACATATGGCTCTTTTGACTCAGATTCTAATCAATTTGGCACTGGTATTGTGCTGCGTAATTCTACAAGTAGCTGTATTGGCACCAAAGGAACCTATGGAAATGGAGCACTAAGTCCAGAGGATGTGGAGTGTATGGATATTCGTGAAGCGTTATTATGGTAA